In the Rhipicephalus sanguineus isolate Rsan-2018 unplaced genomic scaffold, BIME_Rsan_1.4 Seq7480, whole genome shotgun sequence genome, GCACAAGCTGGGAGGCGTGTCATGGTCAGCTGTTCTGGACCAATGGGCCTTAGTGTGATTCCTGCTCCGTTGCCTCGGCCACGTGCTCGCCGCTCTGAGCGGCGTCTTCGTCTGCGCCGTACCAATCTTCGTCGTCGCTTCCTCGCATCAGGTCCAGGATCTTCTCAGACACGCATTCCTTGCCGTGGTCTCGCTCGTGCTCCCAGCACAGCACCTCAATCTCGCACAGCTTGCTGTAGTAGAAGTTTCGCTCCAGCTCCAGCCAGTACAAGGCCTCTTTCAGCTCGACAACCTGATTAGCGAGCTCCTCGACGGTGTCCGTGAAGTCTCCAGCACCGGCGCCGCCTCCTGGACTCACGGTCGTGCCCCTCGTGCATACCCAGCGTACCTGCACGGCaggcgaccgccgccgccggtccctGTCTCAGTCTCCTCCGTGTTAGTAGCGGTCTCCTCGTAGTTGTCCTCCGCGAACGGTAGTCTTGCAGAGAGCGTGGGCTCCGAACAGCGCCGACGTGGCGTACATGGTACGGTAACGGCGTGACAGACCTCCGGTGGCATGGCGGCAGGTCCCGGGAACTGGGACTCGAAAAGGTCCTTGAACCACTGAATCAACTCCAAGTTGTCCCGGTAACTTCCTTCGGCGAGTCGCTCCACCCGCAATTCTCGGTCGACACCGACTTGCTCGAAAGCCTCACGCAGGGCCTCAAGTTCTGGATGGACTCGCGTCCTCGCTTGGCCCTCAGGTTCACCTTGCTCAGGTTCACGGCTCCCGGAAGAGAATCGGTAAACTGGCAGTACACTGCCCCGAGCTCAGGTCTTCCACTTTGTCATACCTCGTTCCCAGATACGCGTTGACCCAGTGCAGGAGTTCCGAAGCCTTGGTTCTATTCTCGGCCAAGTTGCAGGCGGCACCGACGGCTGTACAAGCGGCACCAGTAGGGCTGGAGTCGGCACCGGAGGAGACGGCACCACCGCTACACTCCTCcgggtgcgtcggagccgggt is a window encoding:
- the LOC119378245 gene encoding microtubule-associated protein RP/EB family member 1, whose translation is MEDPAPTHPEECSGGAVSSGADSSPTGAACTAVGAACNLAENRTKASELLHWVNAYLGTSREPEQGEPEGQARTRVHPELEALREAFEQVGVDRELRVERLAEGSYRDNLELIQWFKDLFESQFPGPAAMPPEVRWVCTRGTTVSPGGGAGAGDFTDTVEELANQVVELKEALYWLELERNFYYSKLCEIEVLCWEHERDHGKECVSEKILDLMRGSDDEDWYGADEDAAQSGEHVAEATEQESH